In Acinetobacter pittii, one genomic interval encodes:
- a CDS encoding two-component system sensor histidine kinase PmrB produces the protein MHYSLKKRLIWGTSVFSVILGCILIFSAYKVALQEVDEILDTQMRYLAERTAEYPLKTVSSEFDFHKTYHEEDLFVDIWAYKDQAHLSHHLHLLVPPVTQAGFYSHKTSQGLIRTYVLPLKDYQIQISQQEKVREAFAWELAGSMFIPYLIILPFAIFALAAIIRRGLKPIDDFKNELSHRDSEELTPIEVVDYPQELLPTIDEMNRLFERISKAQNEQKQFIADAAHELRTPVTALNLQTKILISQFPEHESLQNLSKGLARIQHLVTQLLALAKQDVSLSVIEPTKAFQLNDVALNCVEQLVNLAMQKEIDLGFVRNEPIEMHSVEPTVHSIIFNLIDNAIKYTPHEGMINISVFTATDGDACIQIEDSGAGIDPEHYDKVLKRFYRVHHHLEVGSGLGLSIVDRATQRLGGTLTLDRSLELGGLSVLVKLPKVLHIHETRT, from the coding sequence GTGCATTATTCATTAAAAAAACGACTGATTTGGGGCACCTCAGTTTTCAGTGTCATTTTAGGTTGTATATTAATTTTTAGTGCTTATAAAGTTGCACTTCAAGAAGTCGATGAAATTTTAGATACGCAAATGCGCTATTTAGCTGAACGAACAGCTGAATATCCATTGAAAACGGTAAGCAGTGAGTTTGATTTTCATAAAACTTATCATGAAGAAGACCTATTTGTAGATATTTGGGCTTATAAAGACCAAGCCCATTTATCTCACCATCTCCATTTATTGGTTCCACCCGTTACACAAGCAGGCTTTTATTCGCATAAAACCAGTCAAGGTTTAATCCGTACTTATGTTTTGCCATTAAAGGATTATCAAATCCAGATTAGCCAACAAGAAAAAGTTCGTGAAGCTTTTGCTTGGGAGCTTGCGGGCAGTATGTTTATTCCATATTTGATTATTTTACCTTTTGCGATTTTTGCTTTAGCTGCAATTATTCGTCGAGGTTTAAAGCCGATTGATGACTTTAAAAATGAACTGTCTCATCGTGACTCAGAAGAGCTGACACCTATTGAAGTTGTGGATTATCCTCAAGAACTGTTACCCACAATTGATGAAATGAACCGTCTTTTTGAGCGTATTTCTAAAGCACAAAATGAACAGAAACAGTTTATTGCAGATGCTGCTCATGAACTTCGAACTCCTGTGACTGCTTTAAATTTACAGACCAAGATTTTAATCAGTCAGTTTCCTGAGCATGAATCGCTGCAAAATTTGAGTAAAGGATTAGCACGTATTCAGCATTTAGTGACGCAGCTTTTAGCGCTGGCTAAGCAGGATGTCTCTTTAAGTGTGATTGAACCGACAAAAGCTTTTCAACTCAATGATGTCGCTTTAAATTGTGTTGAGCAGCTTGTTAATCTGGCTATGCAAAAAGAAATTGACTTGGGGTTTGTTCGTAACGAACCAATTGAAATGCATAGTGTCGAGCCAACAGTTCATTCAATTATTTTTAACTTAATTGATAACGCTATCAAATATACGCCTCATGAAGGGATGATTAATATTTCAGTCTTTACTGCTACAGATGGCGATGCGTGTATACAAATTGAAGATAGCGGTGCAGGGATTGACCCAGAGCATTATGATAAAGTACTAAAACGTTTTTATCGTGTACATCACCACCTTGAGGTTGGCAGTGGTTTGGGACTATCGATTGTAGATCGAGCGACTCAGCGCTTAGGTGGGACTCTGACACTAGACAGAAGCTTAGAGCTTGGTGGACTTTCTGTTTTGGTTAAACTTCCTAAAGTTCTC